Proteins encoded together in one Impatiens glandulifera chromosome 1, dImpGla2.1, whole genome shotgun sequence window:
- the LOC124915766 gene encoding protein DOWNY MILDEW RESISTANCE 6-like, with protein MISNWSKVESVPKSYIFPPGERPDDNLIAPSCDHSIPIIDLQFLSSQRTELINQILKASQDYGFFQLINHGVSEDLTTDMMLVAEEFFALPMEDKAELYSDDQSKLCRMKMSIDYAKEKVHYWRENFQQPCYPLQDHINDWPTNPPRYREVAGKYVVEVRETLLLILDLICEGLGLEIGYMKELVSLEQLLILNHYPKCPDPTLVLGLPKHCDPHILTLLNQGQVPGLQVYKDQQWFSIPPISNAFVVNIGYIFEIISNGKLKSGVHRVVTNSEKARTTIANFIFPSLEDHIEPSKKLVDTTKTAPLFKNFVFKEFYISYLTDVREGKDPLQHYMVRD; from the exons atGATATCAAACTGGAGCAAAGTAGAGAGTGTTCCAAAATCTTACATTTTTCCACCCGGAGAAAGACCAGATGATAATCTAATAGCCCCCTCATGTGATCATTCAATTCCAATCATCGATCTTCAATTCCTCTCCTCTCAAAGAACTGAACTCATCAACCAAATCTTGAAGGCTTCTCAAGATTACGGATTCTTCCAGTTAATTAATCATGGAGTTTCAGAGGACTTAACTACAGATATGATGTTAGTAGCTGAAGAATTCTTTGCCCTACCAATGGAAGATAAAGCAGAGTTATATTCTGATGATCAATCTAAACTTTGTAGAATGAAGATGAGTATTGATTATGCTAAAGAGAAGGTTCATTATTGGAGAGAAAATTTTCAGCAACCATGTTATCCTCTTCAAGATCATATCAATGATTGGCCAACAAATCCACCCAGATACAG AGAGGTGGCAGGGAAATATGTGGTTGAAGTTAGAGAAACGCTATTGTTGATTCTTGATCTAATTTGCGAAGGATTGGGACTTGAAATTGGATATATGAAGGAATTAGTGAGTCTTGAACAGTTGTTGATTCTGAATCATTATCCAAAATGTCCTGATCCAACGTTGGTCCTAGGATTGCCTAAGCACTGTGATCCACACATACTCACACTTCTCAACCAAGGTCAAGTTCCTGGTCTCCAGGTTTATAAGGATCAACAATGGTTTTCTATTCCACCAATTTCTAATGCCTTTGTGGTCAACATCGGTTACATCTTCGag ATTATTAGTAATGGGAAGTTGAAGAGTGGGGTTCATAGAGTGGTGACCAATTCGGAAAAAGCAAGGACTACTATTGCCAATTTCATATTTCCTTCACTTGAAGATCACATTGAGCCATCAAAAAAACTGGTTGACACAACCAAGACTGcacctttgtttaaaaattttgtCTTTAAGGAATTTTATATCTCGTATTTAACCGATGTCCGAGAAGGGAAAGACCCGTTACAGCACTATATGGTTCGGGACTAA